The Tigriopus californicus strain San Diego chromosome 5, Tcal_SD_v2.1, whole genome shotgun sequence genome includes a region encoding these proteins:
- the LOC131880610 gene encoding uncharacterized protein LOC131880610 gives MDKSLTWVILFVLVDISLARDERFFSLFNVVKFKNEGCVGTGGEHGTCLTKSECASTGGTTIGNCASGFGLCCKSSISACGSTVTRNCTYITNPGYPGFQTGATSSCSYTFSRIVNDLCQIRLDFISTQMGVSDTGLCTDSITVTSPTRYSPPVVCGMLDGQHMYLETGQAGIAGMISFNYGAAGAAGALATTGTQRHKVKVTYYECSSPSRAPAFCTQYFTGIGGNFQSYAYGSMVMLHNQRYRTCFRRESGYCNTDFSATSLESFKLLDGGMAGKAKTMECTFAFVTVGLPAPTAAMICGERFDAEEGSNLNGIIRARAEPFYLDTFSLEPTMAEKGYDLTYRQSPCS, from the exons AACGAAGGCTGTGTGGGAACAGGGGGCGAACATGGAACTTGCCTCACCAAAAGTGAATGTGCATCCACCGGTGGAACCACCATTGGCAATTGTGCATCCG GTTTCGGTCTGTGCTGTAAAAGCTCAATTTCAGCATGTGGAAGCACGGTGACACGCAATTGCACCTACATTACT AATCCTGGTTATCCTGGCTTTCAGACAGGGGCCACAAGTTCATGCTCATATACTTTCAGCCGCATCGTTAATG atttgtGCCAAATCCGCTTGGACTTCATTTCCACTCAGATGGGAGTGAGTGACACTG GCCTTTGCACCGACTCGATTACGGTGACCAGTCCCACACGTTATAGCCCCCCTGTGGTTTGCGGCATGTTAGATGGACAACACA TGTACCTAGAAACTGGACAGGCTGGAATCGCAGGAATGATTTCCTTCAACTATGGTGCTGCTGGTGCTGCTGGTGCTCTTGCTACCACTGGTACTCAACGACACAAGGTTAAGGTCACTTACTACGAGTGCTCAAGTCCCTCCAG agCCCCCGCATTCTGcacgcaatatttcactggcATCGGTGGAAATTTCCAATCCTATGCTTATGGTAGCATGGTCATGTTGCACAATCAACGTTATCGCACTTGCTTCCGAAGAGAGTCTG GTTATTGCAACACTGATTTCTCAGCTACAAGCCTAGAATCGTTTAAGTTGCTGGACGGTGGAATGGCTGGAAAAGCCAAAacg ATGGAATGcacttttgcttttgtgaCAGTTGGTCTTCCTGCGCCCACTGCGGCAATGATTTGTGGAGAGCGATTTGATGCCGAAGAGGGCAGCAATCTCAATGGAATTATCCGAG cTCGTGCCGAACCTTTCTACTTGGACACTTTCTCCTTAGAGCCTACGATGGCCGAGAAAGGATACGACTTGACTTACAGACAATCTCCATGCTCATAG